In Roseimicrobium gellanilyticum, the sequence TGGAAGTCGACGAGTTCTCTCTGGACGTTCCTGACTTCGATGTCACACGCCAGTACGATGAACCAATCGCGCAGCTCGTCGCCAGCATGGTTTCGGATGCCATCAAGCAGCACGCTTCTGACATCCACATCAAAACGGAGAAGACCAGCATTGCCTATTCCTTCCGCGTCGATGGCGACATCGGCCCGAAGATTGATATGCCGGTCAAGCTGAAGGATCGTATCGATGCCTTTCTGCTGAATCTCATGCGTCTTCCTCCAGAAGATCGCAGTAAGCGCCCAGGGATCTCGGGTCGCTTCACCGCAAGTTATTACGGTCGCTCCGTTGGTGTACGTTATGAGCGCCACCGCACCTACCGCGGTTATCACGTCACCATGCGTCTCCTGGACAAGACGCACTTGGAAGCCCGCCTCGGCATGGGTACGCTGGCCTTCGACGAGGGCACGCTTTTCGAGCTGGAAAAGGCGATGGCCGTCCCTTCCGGAATCATCGTGATGTCCGGCCCCACGGGTTCTGGTAAATCCACGACGCTCAACGCCATGCTGCGTGAGCTCAATCGTCCGGAGGATAACATCCTCACGCTGGAAAACCCGGTGGAAGACGAAATCCCCGGCGTCACGCACTGCGACTTGCGAGATTCCTCGGAGTTCAAGCCGATGATCACGAGCTTCATGCGCTCTGACCCGGATATCATCCTCATGGGTGAAGTGCGCGACCGCGAGTCTGCCGAACTCGCCATCGAAGCAGCCATCACTGGTCACAAGGTGCTGACCACGATTCACACCCCGCGTGCTTCGCAAATCATCGAACGATTTGAGCAGTTGGGCATGGAGCGCTGGAAGATCGCCCAGACCCTCAAAGCCGCCTGCGCCCAGCGTCTTGTGAAACTGCTCTGCCCCTCCTGCCGCATCAAGATGGACGGAGTGCCGGAGAAAGACCGCCGTCTTTTCCACATGGAAGACTTCTGGGCGACCC encodes:
- a CDS encoding GspE/PulE family protein, yielding MNLNLGIEFNETIQALVLEELRKVSPSDMTLSDEALIRKSSKARILGAVGKASGLAAFPHVKELVDSELVSYCDPAALSRGLFVPLRRSAEQILLAVANPWDYRADDYCSVRFPDEEILKVVTLPAEISSVIEGSSSSAGPSRADLEALEVDEFSLDVPDFDVTRQYDEPIAQLVASMVSDAIKQHASDIHIKTEKTSIAYSFRVDGDIGPKIDMPVKLKDRIDAFLLNLMRLPPEDRSKRPGISGRFTASYYGRSVGVRYERHRTYRGYHVTMRLLDKTHLEARLGMGTLAFDEGTLFELEKAMAVPSGIIVMSGPTGSGKSTTLNAMLRELNRPEDNILTLENPVEDEIPGVTHCDLRDSSEFKPMITSFMRSDPDIILMGEVRDRESAELAIEAAITGHKVLTTIHTPRASQIIERFEQLGMERWKIAQTLKAACAQRLVKLLCPSCRIKMDGVPEKDRRLFHMEDFWATQPVFEHSKEGCQECKGRGYSGRTAILEILPISPKVGDKLAKGEITPYELEHEIRREYGLPSLRDNGFKLLQAGRTDLAALRKVLDLTYDC